One region of Alcanivorax sediminis genomic DNA includes:
- a CDS encoding zinc-ribbon and DUF3426 domain-containing protein gives MATQYKTRCPHCAAQFKITEEHLKQANGAVRCGSCLQIFQATDHLVDPPSNDKSTSEDRWAGALDNSSATPPPPREKTPPPEEDLIKSPDGLSMEGMELSDSFMSLEEGSDEDGLGEDFSDMAGAGRSTHNEGADESWAEALLNELEDDDEPVSAQPKSPPPATFAPRDEQPRQTPPSAARPSGGQATPATRKPQQKERKEDDSLFGGLDLFGDDLNDEPVAIPSRPVRERDLPFKPHYDWQGLIKWTALSLLAAVVLVGQYAYFNFDHLARTPQWRPVYLQACDALGCRLPSRSDISKLRGANLVVRSHPEYNNALIVDAILYNEARYPQPFPDLELRFSALDGSPVASRRFKPEEYLHGDLRGMDNMPTKTPLHVSLEIVDPGNKAVNYNLRLLPSLKNASQVSQR, from the coding sequence ATGGCCACCCAGTACAAGACGCGCTGCCCGCACTGTGCAGCCCAGTTCAAGATCACTGAAGAGCATCTCAAGCAAGCCAATGGCGCAGTACGCTGTGGCTCCTGCCTGCAGATCTTTCAGGCCACGGATCACCTGGTGGACCCGCCCTCCAATGACAAAAGCACTTCAGAAGATCGTTGGGCCGGAGCCCTCGATAACAGTAGTGCCACGCCGCCACCACCTCGGGAGAAAACGCCTCCCCCTGAGGAAGACCTGATCAAAAGCCCCGACGGCCTCAGCATGGAAGGCATGGAGCTGAGCGACTCGTTCATGAGCCTTGAAGAGGGGAGCGACGAGGACGGCCTCGGCGAAGACTTCTCCGATATGGCCGGCGCCGGCCGCTCCACCCATAATGAGGGCGCCGACGAGTCATGGGCAGAAGCCTTGCTCAATGAACTGGAAGATGATGACGAGCCTGTGTCCGCACAGCCAAAGTCACCTCCACCAGCCACCTTTGCTCCACGGGATGAGCAGCCCCGTCAGACACCGCCTTCTGCGGCCAGGCCCAGTGGCGGGCAAGCCACTCCAGCTACCAGGAAGCCACAACAGAAAGAGAGAAAGGAGGACGACTCCCTGTTCGGCGGTCTGGATCTGTTCGGAGACGACCTCAATGACGAACCGGTTGCCATCCCGTCTCGCCCCGTGCGTGAACGCGATCTACCCTTCAAGCCCCACTATGACTGGCAGGGCCTGATCAAATGGACCGCACTGTCGCTATTAGCCGCAGTAGTCCTTGTCGGTCAGTATGCCTACTTCAACTTTGACCACCTGGCACGCACCCCACAATGGCGCCCGGTCTACCTGCAAGCCTGCGATGCTCTTGGCTGTAGACTGCCAAGCCGTAGTGATATCAGCAAACTGCGGGGCGCCAACCTGGTCGTCCGCAGCCACCCTGAATACAACAACGCCTTGATTGTGGACGCCATCCTTTATAATGAAGCACGCTACCCACAGCCCTTCCCGGATCTGGAGCTGCGTTTCAGCGCCCTGGATGGCAGTCCCGTGGCCAGCCGTCGTTTCAAACCCGAGGAATATCTGCATGGGGATCTGCGTGGCATGGACAACATGCCGACCAAAACCCCCTTGCATGTATCACTGGAAATCGTGGATCCCGGCAATAAAGCGGTGAACTATAATCTGCGTCTGCTCCCAAGCCTGAAAAACGCCAGTCAGGTCAGCCAGCGATAA
- the prmA gene encoding 50S ribosomal protein L11 methyltransferase — MAWLQLHLATTEQHADAFQAALENLGACAVSLTDGADQPVFEPPPGTRPLWQNTVVTALFDPEHDPDLIKAALELQGLSADAMHHEVLEDQAWERAWMDDFAPMRFGERLWIVPSWTEAPDTKGINLKLDPGLAFGTGTHETTALCLEWLDGNNLTDQTVLDFGCGSGVLAIAALLLGAREAVGTDIDPQALIASEDNAGNNGVAERLSLHLPEEMPQPFHCDVLVANILAGPLVELSALLAGYCRPGSKLALSGILAEQAESVREAYAPWFDLNPTSQKGDWVRIDGIRKDG, encoded by the coding sequence ATGGCCTGGCTGCAACTCCATCTTGCCACCACTGAACAACATGCGGACGCCTTCCAGGCGGCCCTGGAAAACCTCGGCGCCTGTGCAGTCAGCCTCACCGATGGAGCAGACCAACCTGTGTTCGAGCCGCCGCCAGGAACGCGGCCTCTCTGGCAGAATACGGTGGTCACTGCCCTGTTCGATCCTGAGCACGATCCCGACCTGATCAAGGCAGCACTGGAGCTGCAGGGGCTGAGCGCCGACGCCATGCATCACGAAGTGCTGGAAGACCAGGCCTGGGAACGCGCATGGATGGATGATTTTGCTCCCATGAGATTTGGTGAGCGACTCTGGATCGTACCCAGCTGGACTGAAGCCCCGGACACCAAAGGCATCAACCTGAAACTGGATCCGGGTCTGGCGTTTGGCACGGGCACCCATGAAACCACCGCGCTGTGTCTTGAATGGCTGGATGGTAACAACCTCACCGACCAGACCGTGCTCGACTTTGGCTGTGGCTCCGGGGTGCTGGCTATTGCGGCTCTCCTGCTGGGAGCCCGCGAGGCGGTTGGCACTGACATCGACCCCCAGGCCTTGATCGCCAGTGAAGACAACGCCGGCAATAATGGCGTCGCCGAGCGGCTGTCATTGCACCTGCCCGAAGAGATGCCCCAGCCTTTCCACTGTGATGTACTGGTGGCCAACATCCTCGCCGGCCCGCTGGTGGAGTTGTCCGCATTGCTGGCAGGTTATTGCCGTCCGGGTAGCAAACTGGCCCTTTCCGGCATTCTTGCCGAGCAAGCTGAATCCGTGCGTGAGGCTTATGCGCCCTGGTTCGATCTCAACCCCACCTCCCAGAAAGGTGACTGGGTACGTATCGACGGGATTCGCAAGGACGGATAA